The following are encoded together in the Culex pipiens pallens isolate TS chromosome 1, TS_CPP_V2, whole genome shotgun sequence genome:
- the LOC120432483 gene encoding uncharacterized protein LOC120432483 codes for MTQKVLQTITIPALEPTQHLFQSFKIMPVAQNSRAYVNAGFLIKFRKEHVLVPERVTICFGGINPVFVHATETENYLIGRPLFTNETIQNALQLLSTELEPNPSLSEASPIYCKQLALSLFYKFILATAPQHTMIVNPRFKSGGLILERALSSGKQSYDTYPSKWPLTQNVPKIEALAQTSGEAEYINDMPDRPNELHAAFVLATEVQSRIAKIDATEAMKVKGVVGFYSAKNIPGCNNFMPAELGYPEVEEIFCSGEVGYHGQPVGMVLAESFELANRAAALVDICYERTSRRPVYPTVMDILDGGAYDRVVNQNFDRHGALFAVAREGPIKVKGRHDLHGQYHYTMETQTCFCEPIEDGMNVYSSTQSPNLIHVAVSQALGVSANSLNVVVRRAGGAYGAKFSRSAQIACACAVAAQLTKRPVRMVLSMETNMAAIGKRHDLRNEYEVDVDENGKINRLSSTYTHGNGASLNEQLAFLTSDLFKNCYQTDRWNLVGNSARTHVPSNTFCRAPGTLDGIAMIENIMEHIAQAVGRDPLEVRLLNISKENKMYTLLPQFRKDVDFDVRRQAIDVFNRQNRWRKRGIAIIPMEYPLEYFGTTNALVSVYYSDGTVAITHGAIEMGQGVNTKVAQVASHVLGISLDKISVKPTATLTSPNVRPSVHSQASETAAFAVQKCCEILRERFRPLREQYPSATWEQLVAQAYAANLDLTATHHYQPRQLQAYVVWGAACAELEVDILTGNVQVSRVDILEDVGESMSPGIDIGQVEGSFIMGLGHYLTEALIYNPTNGALVNNRSWNYKVPGAKDIPVDFRVRFLKGSSNPSGVLRAKTAGEPAVSMSPVLTYALRYALRSARKDAGLPDEWIPLGTANTPEKIFLLAGNRTDQYKLH; via the exons ATGACCCAAAAAGTGCTACAAACTATTACCATACCTGCGTTAGAGCCCACGCAACATCTGTTCCAATCGTTCAAAATCATGCCCGTTGCGCAAAACTCGCGAGCCTATGTGAACGCTGGCTTCCTGATCAAGTTCCGAAAAGAGCACGTGCTTGTCCCGGAACGCGTCACAATCTGCTTCGGCGGAATCAATCCCGTATTCGTCCATGCGACTGAAACCGAAAACTACCTCATCGGCAGACCACTTTTCACCAACGAGACCATCCAAAATGCCCTGCAACTACTGTCAACAGAGCTCGAACCCAACCCAAGTCTTTCGGAAGCATCCCCAATCTACTGCAAACAGCTCGCATTGTCTCTGTTCTACAAGTTTATCCTCGCCACTGCTCCCCAGCACACCATGATCGTGAACCCGCGGTTCAAGTCCGGCGGACTGATTCTGGAACGCGCGCTCTCTTCCGGCAAGCAGAGCTACGATACTTACCCTAGCAAGTGGCCCCTCACCCAGAACGTGCCGAAGATCGAGGCGCTCGCGCAGACGTCCGGCGAAGCGGAGTACATCAACGATATGCCCGACAGGCCGAACGAGCTGCATGCAGCGTTCGTGCTAGCAACGGAGGTTCAGTCGAGGATCGCGAAGATCGACGCTACGGAAGCGATGAAGGTGAAGGGGGTTGTTGGGTTTTATTCGGCGAAGAACATCCCGGGGTGCAATAACTTTATGCCGGCGGAGCTCGGCTACCCAGAGGTGGAGGAGATCTTCTGCAGTGGGGAGGTGGGATATCATGGTCAACCGGTTGGGATGGTGCTGGCGGAGTCGTTTGAGCTTGCCAATCGGGCGGCAGCTTTGGTTGATATTTGTTACGAGAGAACTTCCAGGAGACCGGTTTACCCGACTGTTATGGATATTCTGGATGGGGGAGCGTACGATCGCGTCGTTAATCAAAACTTTGATCGGCACGGAGCACTGTTCGCCGTTGCTCGCGAGGGTCCGATTAAGGTCAAGGGACGGCACGATCTGCACGGGCAGTACCACTACACCATGGAGACGCAGACCTGCTTCTGTGAACCCATTGAGGACGGCATGAATGTGTACTCCTCGACGCAGAGTCCTAACTTGATTCACGTGGCCGTTTCGCAAGCGTTAGGCGTTTCAGCGAACAGTTTGAACGTGGTCGTCCGACGAGCGGGTGGTGCGTACGGTGCCAAGTTTTCACGGTCGGCGCAGATAGCTTGTGCTTGTGCGGTGGCGGCACAACTGACGAAGCGGCCCGTTCGGATGGTGTTGAGCATGGAGACCAACATGGCGGCGATCGGCAAGCGACACGATCTGCGCAACGAGTACGAGGTGGACGTGGATGAAAATGGAAAGATCAACCGGCTGAGCAGTACCTACACACATGGGAATGGAGCGTCCCTCAACGAGCAGTTGGCCTTTTTGACGAGCGATCTGTTCAAGAACTGCTACCAAACTGATCGTTGGAACTTGGTGGGGAACAGCGCACGGACTCATGTGCCGTCCAACACGTTTTGTCGGGCTCCGGGAACGCTGGACGGaatcgcaatgatcgagaacATCATGGAGCACATCGCCCAGGCCGTGGGCCGTGATCCGCTGGAAGTGCGACTGCTCAACATCTCCAAGGAGAACAAAATGTACACTCTTTTGCCGCAATTCCGTAAAGATGTGGACTTTGACGTTCGGCGCCAAGCCATTGACGTGTTCAACCGTCAGAACCGGTGGCGCAAGCGAGGTATCGCCATCATACCGATGGAGTACCCACTCGAGTACTTTGGCACTACGAACGCACTGGTTTCAGTGTACTACTCTGACGGAACCGTAGCAATCACCCACGGAGCCATCGAGATGGGTCAGGGAGTCAACACCAAGGTCGCCCAAGTAGCATCCCACGTCCTCGGAATCTCTCTGGATAAGATCTCCGTCAAGCCCACCGCGACTCTAACCTCCCCCAACGTGCGACCCTCCGTGCACAGCCAGGCCAGCGAGACAGCCGCCTTCGCCGTACAGAAATGCTGCGAAATCCTGCGGGAACGATTCCGCCCGCTTCGCGAACAATACCCGTCCGCGACCTGGGAACAGCTGGTGGCGCAAGCATACGCCGCCAACCTGGACCTGACCGCGACCCACCACTACCAACCGCGCCAACTCCAGGCCTATGTCGTCTGGGGTGCAGCCTGTGCTGAGCTCGAGGTAGACATCCTAACGGGGAACGTGCAAGTCTCCCGCGTGGACATTCTCGAAGACGTCGGCGAAAGCATGAGTCCCGGCATCGACATTGGCCAGGTCGAGGGTTCCTTCATCATGGGACTCGGTCACTACCTGACGGAAGCGCTCATCTACAACCCCACGAACGGGGCGCTGGTCAACAATCGCAGCTGGAACTACAAGGTGCCCGGGGCGAAGGACATTCCGGTGGACTTTCGGGTGCGGTTCCTCAAGGGAAGCTCCAACCCGAGCGGGGTGCTGCGTGCCAAGACGGCGGGAGAACCGGCCGTCAGTATGAGTCCGGTGTTGACGTATGCGCTGCGGTACGCGTTGAGATCGGCCCGGAAGGACGCGGGACTGCCGGACGAGTGGATTCCGTTGG gGACGGCCAACACACCGGAGAAAATATTCTTGCTTGCTGGGAACCGGACGGATCAGTACAAGCTGCACTAA